Proteins from a single region of Catenulispora acidiphila DSM 44928:
- a CDS encoding mechanosensitive ion channel family protein codes for MGPRLAVSVNWGQGISNAWSSVANIIPKLLAFAVIMVIGWLICKAVAKALDAVLRRAGVERMAERAGAGRVLANSKWDTTAILVKVVYYGLLLVVLQLALGVFGPNPISDMIHSVVAWIPKAIVALIIVVVAMWLANVAREFVTNILSAASYGKVLGWMAWGFIAFFGAIAALAQIGVATFVLGPIMNAVLLTMAGIAIVGVGGGLIQPMRSRWERMLTKAESETTRVQASVQQNALAYQKGRTDARTGQPTDVQRTTQTNTPYGREPGTTA; via the coding sequence ATGGGACCGAGACTGGCTGTATCGGTTAACTGGGGCCAGGGCATTTCGAACGCCTGGTCCTCAGTGGCGAACATCATTCCGAAGCTGCTGGCGTTCGCCGTCATCATGGTGATCGGCTGGCTGATCTGCAAGGCCGTCGCCAAGGCGCTGGACGCGGTACTGCGCCGCGCTGGTGTGGAGCGGATGGCCGAGCGGGCCGGCGCCGGCCGGGTCCTGGCGAACTCCAAGTGGGACACCACCGCGATCCTGGTGAAGGTCGTCTACTACGGGCTGCTGCTGGTCGTCCTGCAGCTGGCGTTGGGCGTCTTCGGGCCGAACCCGATCAGCGACATGATCCACAGCGTGGTGGCCTGGATCCCCAAGGCGATCGTCGCGCTGATCATCGTCGTGGTGGCGATGTGGCTGGCGAACGTCGCGCGCGAGTTCGTGACCAACATCCTGTCCGCCGCCTCCTACGGCAAGGTGCTGGGCTGGATGGCGTGGGGCTTCATCGCGTTCTTCGGCGCCATCGCGGCGCTGGCCCAGATCGGGGTCGCGACCTTCGTCCTGGGACCGATCATGAACGCGGTCCTGCTCACCATGGCCGGCATCGCCATCGTCGGCGTCGGCGGCGGCCTGATCCAGCCGATGCGGTCCCGCTGGGAGCGCATGCTGACCAAGGCCGAGTCGGAGACCACGCGGGTGCAGGCCTCGGTGCAGCAGAACGCGCTGGCCTACCAGAAGGGCCGTACCGACGCCCGCACCGGGCAGCCCA
- a CDS encoding alpha/beta hydrolase: protein MRTHRTYRAVHAVHAVQAAAAIGAAALLLAACSSAGSVKQAGAAPAPAPHNLTFTSGADKISATFQPAEGTQNPGAAVLIIAGSGATDRNGDDAQLVKGNTYQHFAQELAADGVSSLRYDKLGSGQTGLATHTTGQGITFDLYGNEALDAYRTLAAQPGVDPHKLIILGHSEGGLYALWLTNKLKATGSGSGSGSGAGTQPAPPALHAPPAPHALILASTVGLRFIDLLDQQYTAGYQAQAAAGTITHDEANVLTQQLNTAFASIRAGNPVTTQLDDKSVAALLSRTNVPILHDEDQQDPAALAKSLGPSMPVLVLHGTKDTQVTDADTAPLLAALQGDSAVVHDEVANANHLYQLISGTPNPASDYADASLPFAAQVGPDLKQFLQHAF, encoded by the coding sequence ATGCGTACCCACCGCACGTACCGTGCCGTCCACGCGGTCCACGCCGTCCAAGCCGCCGCGGCCATCGGAGCCGCCGCGTTGCTCCTCGCCGCGTGCAGCTCCGCGGGGTCGGTGAAGCAGGCAGGCGCCGCGCCCGCGCCCGCGCCCCACAACCTCACCTTCACCAGCGGTGCGGACAAGATCTCCGCGACCTTCCAGCCGGCCGAAGGCACGCAGAACCCCGGCGCAGCCGTCCTCATCATCGCCGGCAGCGGCGCCACCGACCGCAACGGCGACGACGCGCAGCTCGTCAAAGGCAACACCTACCAGCACTTCGCGCAGGAACTGGCCGCCGACGGCGTGAGCTCCCTGCGCTACGACAAGCTCGGCAGCGGCCAGACCGGACTGGCCACCCACACCACCGGCCAAGGCATCACCTTCGACCTCTATGGCAATGAAGCGCTCGACGCCTACCGCACCCTCGCCGCGCAGCCCGGCGTGGACCCGCACAAGCTGATCATCCTCGGCCACAGCGAAGGCGGCTTGTACGCACTCTGGCTCACGAACAAGCTGAAGGCGACTGGCAGCGGCAGCGGCAGCGGCAGCGGTGCCGGCACCCAGCCCGCTCCGCCCGCCCTGCACGCTCCCCCCGCCCCGCACGCGCTGATCCTCGCCTCCACGGTCGGTCTCCGCTTCATCGACCTGCTGGACCAGCAGTACACCGCCGGCTACCAGGCTCAAGCCGCAGCCGGAACGATCACCCACGACGAGGCGAACGTCCTCACCCAGCAGCTGAACACCGCCTTCGCGAGCATCCGCGCCGGCAACCCGGTGACCACCCAGCTGGACGACAAGAGCGTCGCCGCGCTCCTGTCGCGGACCAACGTCCCGATCCTGCACGACGAAGACCAGCAGGATCCGGCGGCGCTCGCCAAGAGCCTCGGACCGTCGATGCCCGTCCTCGTCCTGCACGGAACCAAGGACACGCAGGTGACCGACGCCGACACCGCTCCACTGCTCGCCGCGCTCCAAGGCGACAGCGCGGTCGTTCACGACGAGGTCGCGAACGCCAACCATCTCTACCAGCTGATCAGCGGCACGCCGAACCCCGCGTCCGACTACGCCGACGCCTCGCTGCCGTTCGCGGCTCAGGTCGGACCGGACTTGAAGCAGTTCCTGCAGCACGCCTTCTGA
- a CDS encoding GNAT family N-acetyltransferase: MTPSIVIAPMTAAHADDVLRIYQHGIDEGNATFETAAPSWDVFDAGKLPEHRFVALDPAKPAVLGYVVVSANSKRACYAGVVEISVYVDPAARGRGVGNRLLSALIASTEAAGVWTINAGIFPENTASLALHERHGFRVLGRQERIGKTAAGVWRDVVLLERRSPIVE; this comes from the coding sequence ATGACTCCGTCCATCGTGATCGCCCCGATGACGGCCGCACACGCGGACGACGTCCTGCGCATCTACCAACACGGGATCGACGAGGGCAACGCCACCTTCGAGACCGCTGCGCCGAGCTGGGACGTCTTCGATGCCGGGAAGCTGCCCGAGCATCGCTTCGTCGCGCTGGACCCCGCGAAGCCAGCGGTTCTGGGGTACGTCGTCGTGTCGGCCAATTCGAAACGCGCGTGCTACGCAGGCGTCGTCGAGATCTCCGTCTACGTCGATCCCGCAGCTCGGGGTCGCGGGGTCGGCAACCGCCTGCTCAGCGCCCTCATCGCCTCGACCGAGGCGGCGGGTGTCTGGACGATCAACGCCGGGATCTTCCCGGAGAACACCGCGAGCCTCGCCCTGCACGAGCGCCACGGCTTCCGCGTCCTCGGACGCCAGGAACGGATCGGCAAGACGGCCGCCGGAGTGTGGCGCGACGTGGTGCTCCTCGAGCGGCGGAGCCCGATCGTCGAGTAG
- a CDS encoding 3'-5' exonuclease: METHGRFLNVVDVEATCWSGKQPADQVSEIIEIGLTIVDVHKRVRLAKHQIMVRPERSTVSEFCTGLTGLTQAQVDTGVTFAEACDQLRRQHYADSRPWASWGDYDRKQFLRQCDATTVRYPFSSLHTNAKQQFAQANGWTKGVGMHHALEIAQLPLEGRHHCGADDAWNIAALILQLMTSHTWPEAP; the protein is encoded by the coding sequence ATGGAAACGCACGGACGCTTTCTGAACGTAGTCGACGTGGAGGCCACCTGCTGGTCCGGCAAACAACCGGCGGACCAGGTCTCCGAGATCATCGAGATCGGCTTGACCATCGTAGACGTCCACAAGCGCGTCCGCCTCGCAAAGCACCAGATCATGGTGCGTCCGGAGCGCTCGACAGTGAGCGAGTTCTGCACCGGGCTCACCGGACTGACGCAGGCACAGGTCGACACCGGAGTGACCTTCGCAGAAGCCTGCGACCAGCTCCGCCGCCAGCACTACGCAGACTCCCGACCATGGGCAAGCTGGGGCGACTACGACCGCAAGCAGTTCCTCCGTCAATGCGACGCCACCACCGTGCGCTACCCCTTCTCCTCACTACACACCAACGCCAAGCAGCAGTTCGCCCAAGCCAACGGCTGGACGAAGGGAGTCGGCATGCACCACGCACTGGAGATCGCCCAGCTACCCCTGGAGGGCCGCCACCACTGCGGCGCCGACGACGCATGGAACATCGCAGCCCTGATACTCCAGTTGATGACAAGCCACACCTGGCCGGAGGCACCATGA
- a CDS encoding phosphotransferase enzyme family protein: MTDEQILNGGLANQGQVVRRGDSVERPAPPHAAALHAYLRALHDAGFTGVPEPRDLRGEREVLSFVPGDVAVPPYPQWSRGEAELASVGRMLRRMHDVAATVPIPDAKWPTEFTDPEAGSGQNLVLCHNDACLENIVFRDGEAVALIDFDFAAPGRPLWDLAMCAFYWVPMLPEAIAAVEDFDGMDSAARLRILADAYGLDDAERRALLKQFPVIVAVMQQFMRGRVAAGDPVFTEVDAQRDPLRYTKILAWLEDQDAHFLTALGVQG; encoded by the coding sequence ATGACCGACGAGCAGATCCTCAACGGCGGACTCGCGAACCAGGGACAGGTCGTCCGACGCGGCGACTCCGTCGAGCGCCCCGCTCCCCCGCACGCCGCCGCTCTCCATGCCTACCTGCGCGCGCTGCATGACGCCGGGTTCACCGGTGTGCCGGAGCCGAGGGATCTGCGCGGGGAGCGCGAAGTGCTGAGCTTCGTGCCGGGGGACGTGGCGGTTCCGCCGTATCCGCAATGGTCGCGGGGCGAGGCCGAGCTGGCGTCGGTGGGGCGGATGCTGCGGCGGATGCATGACGTGGCCGCGACCGTGCCGATCCCCGACGCCAAGTGGCCCACCGAGTTCACCGATCCTGAAGCCGGGAGCGGACAGAACCTCGTGCTCTGCCACAACGACGCCTGCCTGGAGAACATCGTCTTCCGCGACGGCGAGGCGGTGGCGCTGATCGACTTCGACTTCGCAGCGCCTGGGCGGCCGTTGTGGGATCTAGCGATGTGCGCGTTCTACTGGGTACCGATGCTTCCGGAGGCGATCGCCGCCGTCGAAGACTTCGACGGGATGGACAGCGCGGCTCGGCTGCGGATTCTGGCCGATGCATACGGGCTCGACGATGCCGAGCGCCGAGCGTTGCTGAAGCAGTTCCCCGTGATCGTCGCCGTGATGCAGCAGTTCATGAGGGGACGCGTCGCCGCCGGCGATCCGGTCTTCACCGAGGTCGACGCACAGCGCGATCCGTTGCGCTACACCAAGATCCTGGCCTGGCTTGAGGACCAGGACGCACACTTCCTCACAGCGCTAGGCGTGCAGGGGTAG
- a CDS encoding putative immunity protein, producing MKRMILPSERDPRLITVRRGGTLTDEHHQQLAEWAAQCAEHVLPLFEQDQPHDPRPREAIAVGRAWIRGEARMTDAHNTAFTANAAAKGRPAPAKFAALAAGQAVAVAHVAAHDLGAAAYAIRAAVAAAPADEAEAARLKERDWQRERIPAELRELVLDDQRARSAICWNVFDD from the coding sequence ATGAAGCGCATGATCCTGCCTTCCGAACGCGACCCCCGACTGATCACCGTCCGGCGCGGCGGAACGCTGACCGACGAGCACCACCAGCAGCTCGCCGAGTGGGCCGCCCAATGCGCCGAACACGTCCTGCCCCTGTTCGAACAAGACCAGCCGCACGACCCCCGCCCCCGCGAAGCCATCGCCGTCGGCCGAGCCTGGATCCGCGGCGAAGCCCGCATGACCGACGCCCATAACACAGCCTTCACAGCCAACGCCGCCGCCAAGGGCCGCCCCGCCCCGGCAAAGTTCGCCGCCCTCGCCGCCGGCCAAGCCGTAGCCGTCGCACACGTCGCAGCCCACGACCTCGGCGCGGCGGCGTACGCGATCCGCGCGGCGGTCGCAGCGGCACCCGCCGACGAGGCGGAGGCAGCGCGGCTGAAGGAGCGGGACTGGCAGCGGGAGCGGATTCCGGCGGAGCTGCGCGAGCTGGTGCTTGATGACCAGCGGGCTCGGAGTGCGATCTGCTGGAATGTGTTCGATGACTGA
- a CDS encoding trans-sulfuration enzyme family protein → MLPASALPDTIAVHAGRDDLAALGVHVPPIDLSTTNPLPNVGLGGDSYETLATGGTPISGGSHVYQRLWNPTTARFEEALARMENTQAAVAFASGMAAITACLLAAAAEGKRHVVAVRPLYGGSDHLLASGLLGTEVTWAAADGIAAARRPDTGLVILETPANPTLELLDLARVAEQCGGVPLLVDNTFATPILQKPADFGATLVVHSATKYLGGHGDVLAGVVATTDAWAERLRPIRAITGSVLHPLSSYLLHRGLQTLPLRVRHQSQNAEKLVDRLLANPAVERVHYPGLPECDPQHLIGRQMSGPGAVFAMAVRGGYEAAARVADSVRLITHAVSLGGVDTLIQHPASLTHRPVAADAKPHAAVLRVSVGLEDPEDLYADLERALRS, encoded by the coding sequence ATGCTGCCCGCCTCCGCACTGCCCGACACCATCGCCGTCCACGCCGGACGGGACGACCTGGCCGCCCTCGGCGTCCACGTCCCGCCGATCGATCTGTCGACGACCAACCCGCTGCCGAACGTCGGCCTCGGCGGCGACAGCTACGAGACGCTCGCCACCGGCGGCACCCCGATCAGCGGCGGCAGCCACGTCTATCAGCGGCTGTGGAACCCGACGACCGCGCGCTTCGAGGAGGCGCTGGCGCGGATGGAGAACACGCAGGCCGCCGTCGCGTTCGCCTCCGGCATGGCCGCGATCACCGCCTGCCTGCTGGCCGCGGCCGCCGAGGGCAAGCGGCACGTGGTCGCGGTGCGTCCGCTGTACGGCGGCAGCGACCACCTGCTGGCCAGCGGCCTGCTCGGCACCGAGGTCACCTGGGCCGCCGCCGACGGCATCGCCGCCGCGCGCCGCCCGGACACCGGCCTGGTGATCCTGGAGACGCCGGCCAACCCGACGCTGGAGCTGCTGGACCTGGCGCGCGTCGCCGAGCAGTGCGGCGGCGTCCCGCTGCTGGTGGACAACACCTTCGCGACGCCGATCCTGCAGAAGCCCGCGGACTTCGGCGCGACCCTGGTCGTCCACAGCGCCACCAAGTACCTCGGCGGCCACGGCGACGTGCTGGCCGGCGTGGTCGCCACCACCGACGCCTGGGCCGAGCGCCTGCGCCCGATCCGCGCCATCACCGGATCGGTCCTGCACCCGCTCTCGTCCTACCTGCTGCACCGCGGTCTGCAGACGCTGCCGCTGCGCGTCCGCCACCAGTCGCAGAACGCTGAGAAGCTGGTCGACCGCCTCCTGGCGAACCCGGCGGTGGAGCGCGTCCACTACCCCGGGCTGCCCGAGTGCGACCCGCAGCACCTCATCGGCCGCCAGATGTCCGGGCCCGGTGCGGTGTTCGCCATGGCGGTCCGTGGCGGCTATGAGGCGGCCGCGCGCGTGGCGGACTCGGTTCGCCTGATCACACACGCCGTCTCCCTCGGCGGCGTCGACACGCTGATCCAGCACCCGGCCTCCCTCACCCACCGCCCGGTCGCCGCCGACGCCAAGCCACACGCCGCGGTCCTGCGCGTATCGGTCGGACTGGAGGACCCGGAGGACCTGTACGCGGACCTGGAGCGCGCACTGCGGTCCTAG
- a CDS encoding Lrp/AsnC family transcriptional regulator, giving the protein MPNDVRAARPVLDDTDRAILAVLSADARTPNNAIAEAVGIAPSTCLARIRTLRERGVIRGFHADIDPTALGRGLQAMIAVRLRAHTRERVQEFMRDVPGLPDVVGVWHVAGADDYLLHIAVADSDALRDFVLEHLTTHPAVGHTETSLIFGHLRGAVGATAPVTDQTPIGPLPSER; this is encoded by the coding sequence ATGCCGAATGATGTGCGAGCCGCTCGACCGGTCCTGGACGACACCGACCGGGCGATCCTGGCCGTGCTGTCCGCCGACGCGCGCACCCCGAACAACGCGATCGCCGAAGCGGTGGGGATCGCGCCGTCCACGTGTCTGGCCCGGATCCGGACGCTGCGCGAGCGCGGCGTGATCCGCGGGTTCCACGCCGACATCGATCCGACGGCGCTGGGGCGCGGACTCCAGGCGATGATCGCGGTGCGGCTGCGGGCCCACACGCGGGAGCGAGTGCAGGAGTTCATGCGGGACGTGCCCGGGCTGCCGGACGTCGTCGGGGTCTGGCACGTCGCCGGCGCCGACGACTACCTGCTGCACATCGCGGTCGCCGACTCCGACGCGCTGCGCGACTTCGTCCTGGAGCACCTGACCACGCACCCGGCGGTCGGGCACACCGAGACCAGTCTGATCTTCGGCCACCTGCGCGGCGCGGTCGGCGCCACGGCGCCGGTAACCGATCAAACCCCTATCGGCCCACTACCGTCCGAGCGTTAG
- a CDS encoding M3 family metallopeptidase has translation MTIENPFFPASTLPYELPPFAAIREEHYTPAFDAGFAEHLAEIKAIAENPEPATFENTIVAMERAGALLRRVAAVFFAQTSSDTTDGIQDIEQDVIPRLAAHSDAITLDAALFARIDDLYERRADLGLSEVEVRLLEKHHLNFVLGGAKLSAADKDRLKELNEQLAALSTDFDRNLLAANKAGQQVFDSAEQLAGLSADAVAAAKENGEAVGLPGKYVISLKNFSNQTQLAFLDDREARHALLTASLERAWDTNGPIAVQIAKLRAERAALLGYSSYAEYAVQDRTAQSTEAVEDLMSRLIPAAVANAAKEAKALRAHLPAGQSLEAWDWTYYSEKVRLAEYDVDSEALRPYLELDRVLINGVFHAAELVYGITFKARPDLVAYHPDVRIWEVFNTDGSGIGLFLGDFYARGSKRGGAWMTNYVDQSGLLGQAPVVVNNLNLAKPPAGEPTLLTWDEVRTLFHEFGHALHGLFSDVEHPTFSGTNTPRDFVEYPSQVNEMWAEWPEVLANYAKHYRTGEPVPAELLERMAEAEKFGQGFATVEILGAVMLDWAWHKLAAGEDPGDAKEFEAAALTHYGLLVPEIPSRYRTSYFAHIWGNDYSAGYYSYLWSEVLDKDTVDWFKDGAAQGRTIRESGEAFRRAVLSRGGSVDLMAAFAQFRGRAPEVGPMLRARGLEG, from the coding sequence GTGACCATCGAGAATCCCTTTTTCCCGGCCAGCACCCTGCCCTACGAGCTGCCGCCGTTCGCCGCCATCCGGGAGGAGCACTACACCCCGGCGTTCGACGCCGGGTTCGCCGAGCACCTGGCCGAGATCAAGGCGATCGCCGAGAACCCGGAGCCGGCGACGTTCGAGAACACGATCGTCGCCATGGAGCGCGCCGGCGCGCTCCTGCGCCGGGTCGCCGCGGTCTTCTTCGCGCAGACCTCCTCCGACACCACCGACGGCATCCAGGACATCGAGCAGGACGTCATCCCGCGCCTGGCCGCCCACTCGGACGCGATCACCCTGGACGCGGCGCTGTTCGCGCGCATCGACGACCTCTACGAGCGCCGCGCGGATCTCGGGCTGAGCGAGGTCGAGGTACGCCTGTTGGAGAAGCACCACCTGAACTTCGTGCTCGGCGGCGCGAAGCTCTCCGCCGCCGACAAGGACCGCCTCAAGGAGCTCAACGAGCAGCTCGCCGCGCTGTCCACGGACTTCGACCGGAACCTGCTGGCCGCGAACAAGGCCGGACAGCAGGTCTTCGACTCCGCCGAGCAGCTGGCCGGGCTGTCGGCGGACGCGGTCGCGGCGGCGAAGGAGAACGGCGAGGCGGTCGGGCTGCCCGGCAAGTACGTCATCTCCCTGAAGAACTTCTCGAACCAGACGCAGCTGGCCTTCCTGGACGACCGCGAGGCGCGGCACGCACTGCTGACCGCGTCGCTGGAGCGCGCTTGGGACACCAACGGCCCGATCGCCGTGCAGATCGCGAAGCTGCGGGCCGAGCGCGCGGCGCTGCTGGGCTACAGCTCCTACGCCGAGTACGCGGTGCAGGACCGGACGGCCCAGAGCACCGAGGCGGTCGAGGACCTGATGTCGCGGCTGATCCCGGCTGCGGTGGCGAACGCCGCCAAGGAGGCCAAGGCGTTGCGCGCGCATCTGCCGGCCGGGCAGAGCCTGGAGGCGTGGGACTGGACGTACTACTCGGAAAAGGTGCGCCTGGCCGAGTACGACGTCGACTCCGAGGCGCTGCGGCCGTATCTGGAGCTGGACCGCGTGCTGATCAACGGCGTGTTCCACGCCGCGGAGCTGGTGTACGGGATCACCTTCAAGGCTCGTCCGGACCTGGTCGCCTACCACCCGGACGTGCGCATCTGGGAAGTGTTCAACACCGACGGCTCCGGCATCGGACTGTTCCTCGGCGACTTCTACGCGCGCGGCTCCAAGCGCGGCGGCGCGTGGATGACGAACTACGTGGACCAGTCCGGTCTGCTCGGCCAGGCGCCGGTCGTGGTGAACAACCTGAACCTCGCCAAGCCGCCGGCCGGCGAGCCCACGCTGTTGACGTGGGACGAGGTCCGCACACTGTTCCACGAGTTCGGACACGCCCTGCACGGCCTGTTCTCCGACGTGGAGCACCCGACCTTCTCCGGCACGAACACGCCGCGCGACTTCGTTGAGTACCCGTCCCAGGTGAACGAGATGTGGGCGGAATGGCCGGAAGTACTGGCGAACTACGCTAAGCATTACCGCACTGGCGAGCCGGTCCCGGCGGAACTGCTGGAGCGCATGGCCGAGGCGGAGAAGTTCGGGCAGGGCTTCGCCACCGTGGAGATCCTCGGCGCGGTGATGCTGGACTGGGCTTGGCACAAGCTGGCAGCCGGCGAGGACCCGGGCGACGCCAAGGAGTTCGAGGCCGCCGCGCTGACGCACTACGGACTGCTGGTTCCCGAGATCCCGTCGCGGTACCGCACCAGCTACTTCGCGCACATCTGGGGCAACGACTACAGCGCCGGGTACTACTCGTACCTGTGGAGCGAGGTCCTGGACAAGGACACGGTCGACTGGTTCAAGGACGGCGCGGCGCAGGGCCGGACGATCCGCGAGAGCGGCGAGGCGTTCCGGCGTGCGGTGCTCTCGCGCGGCGGGAGCGTGGATCTGATGGCGGCGTTCGCGCAGTTCCGGGGGCGCGCGCCGGAGGTCGGTCCGATGCTGCGGGCCCGAGGGCTCGAGGGCTGA
- a CDS encoding GNAT family N-acetyltransferase — protein sequence MSESLILRDATAADLPAIVAMLADDKLGSTREDPEDLTPYLAAFAELEADPNQRLIVAERAGAAVGTFQLTFIPGVAQRGLKRAMIESVRVVTSERGSGLGTQMMRWAIDEARQAGCGQVQLTSNAARADAHRFYERLGFVPSHVGFKLKLA from the coding sequence ATGAGCGAGTCCTTGATCCTTCGCGACGCCACCGCCGCCGACCTGCCCGCGATCGTCGCCATGCTCGCCGACGACAAGCTCGGCTCCACACGCGAGGACCCCGAGGACCTGACGCCCTATCTCGCGGCCTTCGCAGAGCTCGAAGCCGACCCGAACCAGCGCCTGATCGTCGCCGAGCGCGCCGGCGCCGCTGTCGGGACGTTCCAGCTCACCTTCATCCCCGGCGTGGCGCAGCGCGGTCTGAAGCGCGCCATGATCGAGAGCGTGCGCGTCGTCACCAGCGAGCGCGGCAGCGGGCTCGGCACGCAGATGATGCGCTGGGCGATCGATGAGGCGCGGCAAGCCGGCTGCGGACAGGTGCAGCTGACGTCGAACGCGGCGCGTGCCGATGCGCACCGGTTCTACGAGCGGCTGGGATTCGTGCCCTCACATGTGGGGTTCAAGCTGAAGTTGGCGTAA
- a CDS encoding ADP-ribosylglycohydrolase family protein, with protein MTATGSMFGLAFGDCMGKPTEFQRFEEIVQLYGPQGPTLLPPGGLVTDDTQMALAVAEALLEQPAGADLAVEPFTASLIEHFLAWAKSPDNNRAPGMTCLRACGNLSSGQPWPQATQRGSKGCGANMRVTPIGLVPDLPEATVAGAAQLQSALTHGHATALAASDLTAFATRWLLAGMAPSDLVPALRERCQEQRRVYHGDWLGDDLWRVPMRNSPEEFIENGWVECGMVLGVLAKAAENPDPTIDPCDYTGEGWIAEEALATALLCFLMYPDEPVRALGRAAATGGDSDSIAALAGAFLGARHGLDAFPAHWPEHIEYRERLARAGAAWDRT; from the coding sequence ATGACGGCGACCGGCTCGATGTTCGGGCTCGCCTTCGGGGACTGCATGGGCAAGCCCACGGAGTTCCAGCGCTTCGAGGAGATCGTGCAGCTCTACGGTCCGCAAGGGCCGACGCTCCTGCCGCCGGGCGGCCTGGTCACCGACGACACGCAGATGGCGCTGGCCGTCGCCGAAGCCCTCCTGGAGCAGCCCGCCGGCGCGGATCTGGCGGTGGAGCCGTTCACCGCCTCCTTGATCGAGCACTTCCTGGCGTGGGCGAAGTCGCCGGACAACAACCGCGCGCCGGGCATGACCTGCCTGCGCGCCTGCGGCAATCTCTCCTCGGGACAGCCCTGGCCGCAGGCGACCCAGCGCGGCTCGAAAGGCTGCGGCGCCAACATGCGCGTGACGCCGATCGGCTTGGTCCCGGACCTGCCGGAGGCGACCGTCGCCGGCGCCGCCCAATTGCAATCGGCGCTGACCCACGGCCACGCGACCGCCCTGGCCGCCTCGGACCTGACCGCCTTCGCGACGCGCTGGCTGCTGGCAGGCATGGCGCCGTCGGACCTGGTTCCGGCGCTGCGGGAACGCTGCCAGGAGCAGCGCCGCGTCTACCACGGCGACTGGCTCGGCGACGATCTGTGGCGGGTCCCGATGCGGAACTCCCCGGAGGAGTTCATCGAGAACGGCTGGGTCGAGTGCGGGATGGTCCTCGGCGTCTTGGCCAAAGCCGCTGAGAATCCGGATCCGACCATCGATCCCTGTGACTACACCGGCGAGGGATGGATCGCCGAGGAGGCGCTGGCGACCGCGCTGCTGTGCTTCCTGATGTACCCGGACGAGCCGGTCCGCGCCCTCGGTCGAGCCGCGGCGACCGGCGGCGACTCGGACTCGATCGCCGCGCTGGCAGGGGCGTTCTTGGGGGCGAGGCACGGGCTGGATGCGTTCCCGGCGCACTGGCCGGAGCACATCGAGTACCGCGAGCGGCTGGCGCGCGCCGGCGCCGCGTGGGACCGGACGTGA
- a CDS encoding pyridoxamine 5'-phosphate oxidase family protein — protein sequence MELLDHLSDADRQRVLGRLNSNLMVWLTTVRPDGQPVSVPVWFLAREDGTLLIYSRANKAKLANIAANPKVSLGLDVTDIGRNIVRLEGVAHHDPSLPRAHEHPAFLAKYIERMGAMFDTPENFGDQFTAGLVIQLTKVYVG from the coding sequence ATGGAACTTCTGGATCACCTCTCCGACGCCGACCGGCAGCGCGTCCTGGGCCGTCTGAACAGCAACCTCATGGTCTGGCTGACCACCGTGCGCCCGGACGGCCAGCCGGTCAGCGTCCCGGTCTGGTTCCTGGCGCGCGAGGACGGGACCCTGCTCATCTACAGCCGCGCGAACAAGGCGAAGCTGGCCAACATCGCGGCGAACCCGAAGGTGAGCCTCGGCCTGGACGTCACCGACATCGGGCGCAACATCGTGCGGCTGGAGGGCGTGGCGCACCACGACCCCAGCCTGCCGCGCGCCCACGAGCACCCGGCGTTCCTCGCCAAGTACATCGAGCGCATGGGCGCCATGTTCGACACGCCCGAGAACTTCGGCGACCAGTTCACCGCCGGTCTGGTGATCCAGCTGACGAAGGTCTACGTCGGCTAG